In the genome of Gammaproteobacteria bacterium, one region contains:
- a CDS encoding NADH-quinone oxidoreductase subunit M, with protein sequence MFANWPLLSLVIWTPIIGGFIVLAAGDKAPDGARRLALGVAVLTFLFSIPLYTAFDSSTYHMQFQEMLPWISSFNINYHLGVDGISMPLILLTTFTTVIVVIAGWEVIKYRVAQYMAAFLIMEGLMNGVFASLDAILFYIFFEGMLIPMFLVIGIWGGPRRVYATLKFFLYTFLGSVFMLVSLIYMYTQSGSFGILQFYNLNLGLTAQILIFISFLLAFAVKVPMWPVHTWLPDAHVEAPTGGSVILAAIMLKIGGYGFLRFSLPITPHASAELAWLIALMSLVAVVYIGFVALVQQDMKKLIAYSSIAHMGFVTLGFFLLFFIYEHSSGGLSGAAMGIEGGMVQMISHGFVSGAMFLGVGVLYDRLHSREISDYGGVMNTMPKFAGFFVLFAMANAGLPGTSGFVGEFMVILASFKANFWFAFLAGTTLIIGAAYTLWMVKRVIFGEVTSDGVATLSDINRREFFMLSLLALVILALGVWPAPLLDVMHVSVNHLIQHVTHQLAQSTL encoded by the coding sequence ATGTTTGCCAACTGGCCCTTATTGAGTCTTGTGATATGGACGCCGATCATCGGCGGCTTCATAGTCCTGGCGGCAGGTGATAAGGCGCCGGACGGCGCACGCCGGCTCGCGCTCGGCGTCGCCGTGCTGACTTTCCTGTTCAGCATCCCTTTGTATACGGCGTTTGATTCGTCGACGTATCACATGCAGTTCCAGGAGATGCTGCCCTGGATCAGCAGCTTCAACATCAACTATCACCTCGGGGTCGACGGTATCTCGATGCCGCTGATTCTGCTGACCACCTTCACCACCGTGATCGTGGTAATCGCGGGCTGGGAGGTGATTAAGTATCGCGTGGCGCAATACATGGCCGCCTTCCTGATCATGGAAGGGCTGATGAACGGCGTGTTCGCCTCGCTGGACGCGATCCTGTTCTACATCTTCTTCGAGGGCATGCTGATTCCGATGTTCCTGGTGATCGGCATATGGGGCGGGCCGCGGCGCGTATACGCGACGCTCAAGTTCTTCCTGTACACATTCCTGGGCTCGGTATTCATGCTGGTCTCGCTGATCTACATGTATACCCAGTCCGGTAGCTTCGGCATCCTGCAGTTCTATAACCTGAACCTGGGGCTTACGGCGCAGATCCTGATCTTTATCTCGTTTCTGCTGGCGTTTGCGGTCAAGGTGCCCATGTGGCCGGTCCATACCTGGCTGCCGGACGCCCACGTCGAAGCGCCCACCGGCGGTTCCGTGATCCTGGCTGCCATCATGCTCAAGATCGGCGGCTATGGGTTCCTGCGATTCAGTCTGCCGATCACGCCGCACGCCAGTGCCGAACTCGCCTGGCTGATCGCCCTGATGTCGCTGGTGGCGGTGGTCTACATCGGCTTCGTGGCCCTGGTTCAGCAGGACATGAAAAAACTGATCGCGTATTCCTCGATCGCCCATATGGGCTTCGTCACCCTGGGTTTCTTCCTGCTGTTCTTTATCTACGAGCACAGTAGCGGGGGATTGAGCGGCGCCGCGATGGGAATCGAAGGCGGCATGGTGCAGATGATCTCGCACGGTTTCGTCTCCGGCGCGATGTTCCTCGGGGTCGGCGTGCTGTACGATCGTCTGCATTCGCGCGAGATTTCCGACTACGGCGGCGTCATGAACACCATGCCCAAGTTCGCCGGCTTTTTCGTGCTGTTCGCCATGGCCAACGCCGGCCTGCCGGGCACGTCCGGCTTCGTCGGCGAGTTCATGGTGATCCTGGCCAGTTTCAAGGCCAATTTCTGGTTTGCCTTCCTGGCGGGCACCACCCTGATTATCGGGGCGGCCTATACCCTGTGGATGGTCAAGCGCGTGATTTTCGGCGAGGTCACCAGCGACGGGGTGGCCACGCTGTCGGACATCAATCGCCGCGAATTCTTCATGCTAAGCCTGCTGGCACTGGTGATACTGGCACTGGGTGTCTGGCCCGCGCCGCTGCTGGATGTGATGCATGTGTCGGTCAATCACCTGATCCAGCACGTGACGCACCAACTGGCACAGTCGACTCTTTAA